From the Actinomadura luzonensis genome, the window CTGCCCTCCGTGTACCTGGCCGCGGCCGCGGCGACGGCCGCCGCGACCGCCGTACCCCTGGCCATGACGCCCGCCTCCGGCCTCACCGTGCGCCCCGCCGTCACCGAACCGACCCGGCCCTACGTCGTCGTCGCGCGCGGCCGTGCGGCCGCCCGCGATCTCGTCGGCGAGGTGCGCTGGCGGGTGCGGCGCTACTACACCGCGGCACTGCCCGGGTTCGCCACGTTCCTGACCGCGGGCGAGCTGGCGGCGCTGCGCGCCGACCCCCGGGTGCGCGCCGTCGAACCCGACCGGCAGATCCACCCTATGCCGGTACGCCCTCCCGCCCGGCCTCTCACCGGGCCCGCCACAGGCGCCGGGACCACGATCTTCCTGGTCGACAGCGGTGTCGACGCCCAGCGAGCGGAGTTCGGCGACCGGGCGTGGCGAGCCTTCGACGCCACCGGCGGCGCCGGCCGGGACTGCACCGGCCACGGCACCCGGATCGCCGGCCGCGCGCACGCCGCCGCGCCCGCCGCCGGGATCGCCTCGGTGCGGGTGCTCGGCTGCGGCGGGCCGGGGTCGCTGGCCGACCTGCTCGCGGGCCTGGACTGGATCCGCAGGCACGCGCGCGGGCCGTCCGTCGCCGTGCTCCCGGTGGACGGGGCCGGCTCCCCCGCCCTCGGCGCCGCCGTGCGCTCCCTCGTGCGCTCCGGCGTGTTCGTCGTGGGCGCGGGGGACGCGGGCGGGTGCCGGATCGGGCCGGGCGGGGCGGCGTACACGGCCGCCGTCCCGCACCTCGCGGCGGCCGCCGCGCGGCGCCTCGAGGACACCCCCGGCGCGAACCCGGCCATTCTCGCGTCTCTGCTCAACTGCACCATCGCCCGCGACGCGATTCGCCAGAACCCGTCGAGGGCCCTTAACCTCCTCATGCACAGCGGCGGGCTCTAGAGGGATGGATTCGACAAATGTGACCGGCGTCACAACGCCCCTTGGCTATCCCAGGAAGGCGATGTTCGGACATGCCGGGTACGGTGCTGGCAGGCAACCGGCACACGCGAGAGACTCAAGGGTCCGGGGGAAGAATGGCGACGCTGACGAAGGGACTCGCATGCAGGAGCTCCGACTCGTCGCGGTGAGTGAGGACGGCACCTACCTCGTGCTGGCTACGGCCGGACGGGGCACCCGCTTCACTCTTCCCGTGGACGACCGGCTCCGTGCTGCCGTCCGCGGCAACTTCTCCCGTCTCGGCCAGTACGAGATCGAAGTGGAGAGTCCGTTGCGCCCCAAGGAGATCCAGGCCCGCATCCGCGCCGGGGAGACCGCCGAGGAGATCGCGGCGACCGCCGGCATCCCCGTCGAGCGGGTGCGCTGGTTCGAGGGGCCGGTGCTGCAGGAGCGGGAGTACG encodes:
- a CDS encoding protease inhibitor I9 family protein — encoded protein: MPRRLGLPSVYLAAAAATAAATAVPLAMTPASGLTVRPAVTEPTRPYVVVARGRAAARDLVGEVRWRVRRYYTAALPGFATFLTAGELAALRADPRVRAVEPDRQIHPMPVRPPARPLTGPATGAGTTIFLVDSGVDAQRAEFGDRAWRAFDATGGAGRDCTGHGTRIAGRAHAAAPAAGIASVRVLGCGGPGSLADLLAGLDWIRRHARGPSVAVLPVDGAGSPALGAAVRSLVRSGVFVVGAGDAGGCRIGPGGAAYTAAVPHLAAAAARRLEDTPGANPAILASLLNCTIARDAIRQNPSRALNLLMHSGGL